A genomic segment from Actinoplanes sichuanensis encodes:
- a CDS encoding anion permease, whose product MAVDVHLGHDHGVTETSVILALVVITALAFDFTNGFHDTANAMATSIATKALRPKTAVALSGVLNLVGAFLSVEVALTVTNAVVKIQDKSGAPKAELLADGGSTLLLIILAGLVGGIVWNLATWLLGLPSSSSHALFGGLVGATLAGLGVAGVNWNGDGSKLDGVVGKVLLPAVISPVIAGVVAAAGTWIIFKITTGVAARFTEQGFRWGQIGSASLVSLAHGTNDAQKTMGVITLALIASGHWSDLENIPLWVKVSAALAIALGTYLGGWRIIRTLGKGITDIVPPQGTAAQSGAAAVILASSHLGFALSTTHVATGSVIGSGLGRPGATVRWAVAGRMVLAWLITLPAAGVVGAVMYWIGDAVGGMAGALVVFTLLALASGGMYLRSRTGKVDHENVNDDWDGETAPAAAAPVPAVAAN is encoded by the coding sequence ATGGCAGTGGACGTCCATCTCGGTCACGATCACGGCGTGACAGAAACATCCGTGATCTTGGCGCTGGTGGTCATCACGGCCCTGGCCTTCGATTTCACCAACGGGTTCCATGACACCGCCAACGCGATGGCGACCTCCATCGCGACCAAGGCGCTACGGCCCAAGACCGCCGTCGCCCTGTCCGGTGTGCTGAACCTCGTCGGCGCGTTCCTCTCGGTCGAGGTCGCGCTGACCGTCACCAACGCCGTTGTCAAGATCCAGGACAAGAGCGGCGCCCCCAAGGCGGAACTCCTCGCCGACGGCGGCAGCACCTTGTTGCTGATCATCCTGGCCGGCCTCGTCGGTGGCATCGTCTGGAACCTGGCGACCTGGCTGTTGGGCCTGCCGTCCAGTTCCTCCCATGCCCTCTTCGGCGGCCTGGTCGGCGCCACCCTCGCCGGCCTGGGTGTGGCCGGCGTCAACTGGAACGGCGACGGGTCGAAACTCGACGGCGTCGTCGGCAAGGTCCTGCTGCCCGCGGTGATCTCCCCGGTCATCGCGGGGGTCGTCGCCGCCGCCGGGACCTGGATCATCTTCAAGATCACCACCGGGGTCGCGGCCCGCTTCACCGAGCAGGGGTTCCGCTGGGGCCAGATCGGCAGCGCCTCCCTCGTCTCCCTCGCGCACGGCACCAACGACGCGCAGAAGACGATGGGCGTCATCACGCTCGCTCTGATCGCCAGCGGACACTGGAGCGACCTGGAGAACATCCCGCTGTGGGTGAAGGTCTCCGCCGCCCTCGCCATTGCGCTCGGCACCTACCTCGGCGGCTGGCGCATCATCCGGACCCTCGGCAAGGGCATCACCGACATCGTCCCGCCGCAGGGCACCGCCGCGCAGTCCGGGGCCGCCGCCGTCATCCTGGCCTCCAGCCACCTCGGCTTCGCGCTCTCCACCACGCACGTCGCCACCGGCTCGGTCATCGGCTCCGGCCTCGGCCGCCCCGGCGCCACGGTCCGCTGGGCCGTCGCCGGGCGGATGGTCCTCGCCTGGCTGATCACCCTGCCCGCGGCCGGCGTCGTCGGCGCGGTCATGTACTGGATCGGCGACGCGGTCGGCGGCATGGCCGGCGCGCTCGTCGTCTTCACCCTTCTGGCCCTCGCCTCCGGCGGCATGTACCTGCGCTCCCGCACCGGCAAGGTCGACCACGAGAACGTCAACGACGACTGGGACGGCGAGACCGCCCCCGCCGCCGCAGCTCCCGTCCCCGCCGTCGCGGCGAACTGA
- a CDS encoding glycerophosphodiester phosphodiesterase: MADRRQVLRFGAVAAAAAAPALAGAASAPAWAGGHGHGGGRTKPLVVGHRGASGYRPEHTLASYELAARLGADYLEPDLVITKDGVLVCRHEPEIGGTTDVAARPEFASRKRTVVLDGVSVTGWWTQDFTLAELKTLRAVERIPAIRQQNTVYDGYFEVPTFQEMLDLRKRLSKELGRDLGVFPETKHPTFFRSIGLELEKPLVRTLRRNGLDKRGAKVFIQSFEAANLRDLADDHRVEVPLVFLSSAAGSPFNDPRPYADYLTAAGLKELSEFIDGIGPEKGQIIPRKADGTLGTPTSLVADAHAADIKVIPYTFRAENSFLPAELRVGTDTTAYGRSIDEQVTFLRTGIDGLFTDNPDIGVLARSLV, from the coding sequence GTGGCAGATCGCCGTCAGGTGCTGCGCTTCGGCGCTGTCGCCGCCGCCGCCGCCGCTCCGGCGCTGGCCGGGGCCGCTTCCGCGCCCGCCTGGGCCGGCGGGCACGGGCACGGCGGAGGCCGGACCAAGCCGCTCGTGGTGGGTCACCGCGGCGCCTCCGGCTACCGGCCCGAGCACACCCTCGCGTCGTACGAGTTGGCCGCCCGCCTGGGTGCCGACTACCTGGAGCCGGACCTGGTGATCACCAAGGACGGTGTCCTGGTGTGCCGGCACGAGCCGGAGATCGGCGGGACCACCGATGTCGCGGCCCGCCCGGAGTTCGCGTCCCGCAAGCGGACCGTGGTCCTCGACGGGGTCAGCGTCACCGGCTGGTGGACGCAGGACTTCACCCTGGCCGAGCTGAAGACGCTGCGCGCCGTCGAGCGGATCCCGGCGATCCGGCAGCAGAACACCGTGTACGACGGCTACTTCGAGGTGCCGACCTTCCAGGAGATGCTCGATCTGCGTAAGCGGCTCTCCAAGGAGTTGGGCCGGGACCTGGGCGTGTTCCCGGAGACGAAGCACCCGACCTTCTTCCGCAGCATCGGCCTGGAGTTGGAGAAGCCACTGGTCCGGACGCTGCGCCGGAACGGCCTGGACAAGCGGGGCGCCAAGGTGTTCATCCAGTCGTTCGAGGCGGCGAACCTGCGTGACCTCGCCGACGACCACCGGGTCGAGGTGCCGCTGGTCTTCCTGAGCAGCGCGGCCGGGTCGCCGTTCAACGACCCGCGGCCGTACGCCGACTACCTGACCGCGGCCGGGCTGAAGGAGCTGTCGGAGTTCATCGACGGGATCGGCCCGGAGAAGGGGCAGATCATCCCGCGTAAGGCGGACGGCACGCTCGGCACCCCGACCAGCCTGGTCGCCGACGCGCACGCGGCCGACATCAAGGTGATCCCGTACACCTTCCGGGCGGAGAACTCCTTCCTGCCGGCGGAGCTGCGGGTCGGCACCGACACCACCGCCTACGGTAGGTCGATCGACGAGCAGGTGACGTTCCTGCGTACCGGCATCGACGGCCTCTTCACCGACAACCCGGACATCGGCGTACTGGCCCGCTCGCTCGTCTGA
- a CDS encoding DUF7824 domain-containing protein — MIASVSTPARAATLLNRRGMRDWREISTADFLRIARARRLPWIGDLGVRLARVLSSRDVWGDDWRFVEALLIEGDAQPPVTEGVVRGWVQAVLRQAWSVPLADTLRGSPWLDLLLPSVFEIDGLGGELPSADFGDHELSFPEAVARLVAEGRLERRVIVDATADRLARGDRPGALRPFALLHEALAPAADELARHTTDYARLAGDAPSPVARIALSALRTLGEHGLLEIETVVDAGAGVLARKEKVLVKAGLAWLDETARRSPDRAGEILETVAVAFDHQSLDIQERAFAVAARHLAHAPAGVAARLAAIGPGLLGDAPPDRAADRAPSRAAGAVSASAVPASGPFTPASDPTASTTLTTLTTSTMPPVLPSARMEPPAPPSARVAPPAPPSGRAERSVPPSIRIEPPAPPSARVAPLAPPSARAERSVPPSIRIEPPAPPSARVAPAGMPAAIGSAAELAEEVTALIQDPAAVRWERILAALVSLPSEGFAESLGPVLDRHPSVFGDRWGRLPFLGEAISARLGRERGHVMRERLRHTVKRGLADVTSGMTRSLVSTPSGILTHRVAEVAVQVTESDMPVPALLATPTDVTGTVDAGVLVDRLARYAEVGADPWPLDLQQAMIRMSRNVGPEVSARADALTSPSGKLVAGWLRSGGLPDPVSARFEQCSRDQDGQVVTRRVVVTLESGRAAGDRILLEDTLVNLTPKARPEYYVATNFQPDVLAMVMPQHREAVAAWALTDLAALADQDGRDAALLPLLADAAGPVGPATVHALLYGLAARYETDRVAAVDAFLSLTADPELSATINAAPSIADPGKAGGGPDAAGGRPSGEESGGTGDQPSGDQPSEETASGEKADGDKAGEPGDHPGAGGGQPGGDKAAGGEAGAGGAGGSLFTAALGAALGDLAADGTIKLARVVTALRDAHQAGASDAVWQVLRCALPLLLSTAPRGLPDLLELATRTASAAGARDAVPGLPEMAARGGGTRVVREAKRLQATLTH; from the coding sequence GTGATCGCCAGCGTCTCCACCCCGGCCCGGGCCGCCACCCTGCTCAACCGCCGCGGCATGCGTGACTGGCGGGAGATCTCGACAGCCGATTTCCTGCGGATCGCCCGGGCGCGGCGACTGCCCTGGATCGGTGACCTCGGTGTACGACTGGCCCGCGTGCTGTCGTCGCGTGACGTGTGGGGTGACGACTGGCGGTTCGTCGAGGCGCTACTCATCGAGGGTGACGCCCAGCCACCCGTCACCGAGGGGGTGGTCCGCGGCTGGGTGCAGGCGGTTCTGCGGCAGGCCTGGTCGGTTCCGCTGGCCGACACCCTGCGGGGCAGCCCATGGCTCGACCTGCTGCTGCCGTCGGTGTTCGAGATCGACGGCCTCGGTGGGGAGCTGCCGTCAGCCGACTTCGGCGATCACGAGCTGTCCTTTCCGGAGGCGGTCGCGCGGCTGGTCGCCGAGGGCCGGCTGGAGCGCCGGGTGATCGTCGACGCGACAGCCGACCGGCTGGCCCGTGGTGACCGGCCGGGAGCACTCCGGCCGTTCGCTCTACTGCATGAGGCCCTCGCGCCGGCCGCCGACGAGTTGGCCCGGCACACCACCGACTACGCCCGACTGGCCGGGGACGCGCCGTCGCCTGTCGCACGGATCGCCCTGAGCGCGCTGCGGACCCTCGGCGAGCACGGCCTCCTGGAGATCGAGACGGTGGTCGACGCCGGTGCCGGTGTGCTCGCCCGCAAGGAGAAGGTTCTGGTCAAGGCCGGTCTCGCCTGGCTGGACGAGACGGCCCGCCGTTCTCCCGACCGGGCCGGCGAGATCCTGGAGACCGTCGCCGTGGCCTTCGATCATCAGTCACTGGACATTCAGGAGCGTGCGTTCGCGGTGGCCGCACGTCATCTGGCGCACGCGCCCGCGGGTGTCGCGGCCCGGCTCGCCGCCATAGGTCCCGGTCTGCTCGGCGACGCGCCGCCGGACCGGGCCGCCGATCGGGCACCGAGCCGGGCCGCCGGGGCGGTATCCGCCTCAGCCGTCCCGGCGTCCGGCCCGTTCACGCCGGCCTCTGACCCAACCGCCTCGACCACCTTGACCACCTTGACCACCTCGACGATGCCGCCGGTACTGCCGTCGGCCCGGATGGAACCGCCTGCGCCGCCGTCCGCCCGAGTGGCGCCGCCTGCGCCGCCGTCGGGCCGAGCCGAGCGGTCTGTGCCACCGTCAATCCGGATCGAACCGCCGGCGCCTCCATCGGCCCGGGTGGCGCCGCTGGCGCCGCCGTCCGCCCGAGCCGAGCGGTCTGTGCCACCGTCAATCCGGATCGAACCGCCGGCGCCTCCATCGGCCCGGGTGGCGCCGGCGGGGATGCCGGCGGCGATCGGGAGTGCCGCCGAGCTGGCCGAGGAGGTGACGGCGCTGATTCAGGATCCGGCCGCCGTGCGGTGGGAGCGCATCCTGGCCGCGCTCGTCTCGCTGCCGTCGGAGGGCTTCGCGGAGTCTCTCGGGCCGGTGCTCGACAGGCATCCGAGCGTCTTCGGGGACCGGTGGGGGCGACTCCCCTTCCTCGGCGAGGCGATCTCGGCCCGGCTCGGGCGCGAACGCGGCCATGTGATGCGGGAGCGGCTACGGCACACCGTGAAGCGGGGCCTCGCCGACGTCACCAGCGGAATGACCCGGTCGCTGGTCAGCACACCGTCCGGCATCCTCACTCACCGGGTCGCGGAGGTCGCCGTGCAGGTCACGGAGTCCGATATGCCGGTTCCAGCGCTGCTCGCCACCCCTACCGATGTCACCGGCACCGTCGACGCCGGGGTGCTGGTCGACCGGCTGGCCCGCTATGCGGAGGTGGGTGCGGATCCCTGGCCGCTCGATCTCCAGCAGGCGATGATCCGGATGTCTCGTAACGTCGGCCCCGAAGTGTCGGCCCGGGCCGACGCGCTGACCTCCCCGTCGGGCAAGCTGGTGGCCGGCTGGCTGCGGTCCGGTGGGCTACCCGATCCGGTCAGCGCGCGTTTCGAGCAGTGCAGCCGTGACCAGGACGGTCAGGTCGTCACCCGCCGCGTGGTCGTCACCCTGGAGTCCGGGCGGGCCGCGGGTGACCGGATCCTCCTCGAGGACACACTGGTCAACCTCACCCCGAAGGCGCGCCCGGAGTATTACGTGGCCACCAACTTCCAGCCCGACGTCCTCGCGATGGTGATGCCACAGCACCGGGAGGCCGTTGCGGCCTGGGCACTGACCGATCTGGCGGCACTGGCCGATCAGGACGGGCGTGACGCCGCCCTGCTGCCGCTGCTTGCCGACGCGGCCGGTCCGGTCGGGCCGGCGACCGTCCATGCCCTGCTCTACGGCTTGGCCGCACGGTACGAGACCGACCGGGTGGCCGCCGTCGACGCCTTCCTGAGTCTCACGGCCGATCCCGAGTTGAGCGCCACCATCAATGCCGCACCGAGCATCGCCGACCCGGGCAAGGCGGGAGGCGGACCAGACGCGGCCGGGGGCCGACCGAGCGGAGAAGAGTCAGGCGGGACCGGAGACCAGCCGAGCGGAGACCAGCCGAGCGAGGAGACGGCGAGCGGGGAGAAGGCGGACGGGGACAAGGCGGGCGAGCCCGGAGACCACCCTGGCGCGGGCGGAGGCCAGCCGGGCGGGGACAAGGCTGCCGGAGGCGAGGCGGGGGCGGGCGGAGCCGGGGGTTCGCTGTTCACGGCCGCGCTCGGGGCCGCTCTGGGTGATCTGGCGGCGGACGGCACGATCAAGCTGGCACGGGTGGTGACCGCCCTGCGGGACGCCCATCAGGCGGGTGCGTCCGATGCGGTCTGGCAGGTGCTCAGGTGTGCGCTTCCGCTGCTGTTGTCGACCGCTCCGCGTGGTCTGCCCGATCTGCTCGAACTGGCCACCCGCACGGCCTCCGCCGCGGGTGCTAGGGACGCCGTTCCCGGTCTGCCCGAAATGGCCGCTCGTGGCGGTGGTACTCGCGTGGTCCGCGAGGCGAAGCGCCTCCAGGCCACCCTCACCCACTGA